GGCGAACAACATCCGGGTCCTCGTCAGCGGCACGGGGTGACCTTCCTCTACAGACGTGCGAAACACGGATCGGCTTCGTCGTTGGGTATGGACGCGTCCTGACTGGAAAACCTTCCGACGACGCCGGTATCGGTGACCGCGACACTGTCGGCGTGGATGCCCAACGGGTAGTTCTCGTTGAGCTTGGTGGTCAGGCCGTTGAGCGCGTCCTGCACGGTGTCCTTGGAGAAGGGTCCGGTGACGTCGAGAACCTCGAGCGTCAGGTCACCGTCGGTGACGACGGGGCGCGCGGTGACGCGGTTGTCCGCAGCCGCCTCCAGCGTGATGGTGCCCGCCGCGGCGTCGGTGCTGACGCCGGTCACCAGGCTCCCGACACCGGGCAGGTTCTCCGCGACGGTGTCCCTGATGCCCTCCGACGTCCAACTCAGGGTCGCCGTGAGCGATCCGATGGTGCCCTTGGAGTCGGCGGTGCCCTGCAGCCGGATGTCCTTGAGCGTGACATCGGCCGTCATGCCCTGCGCGGCCTGTACCCGCTTGCCCGCGGTCTGCACCGAGATGTTGGTGTAGTGGCCGGTGATGTGCTGCCACAGGAACGGCGGGTTCACCCCGAAGGACACCGTCGCGTCGTCGTCGACGACGCATTCGGCCACCGCCACGAGCAGCGTGCCTGCCCGGTGGCGTGCGTACAGCTCCCCGCCGGCGAGGCCGCCGATCACCAGCGCGACGGCGATGACGACGATCAGCACCGCGGCCTGCCAACTGCGCAGCCACGGCCGTTTCGGTCCGGGTGTGGGCCGTGCCGGTGCTGTGCCGGTGACCGGCGGGCGGGGGCGTGCGATCTTCTCCGTGGCAGGTGCGTCGGGCGTTTGCCTGCGCGCGCGGATCTGCTCGGTGGGCGGTTCGCCACGCGGTGCGCGGATCTGTTCGGTGGGGCCCTCCTGCCGGGGCGGGCCGGGTGGGCCCGGTGGGCCCGGCAGGCGCCGGGTGGCGGGGTCCGGCGGTGGATTTCCCCGGCCACGCCAACCGGGCTGGTGACCGGGCGGCATGCCGGGACGCCAACCGGGCTGATCAGGACGCTGCGGCGGTGTCGCCATCTGCGTCATTCTGCCGCATCGCCCTCGGGGCGTGGTGGTGTCAGGTCGGTGCCTGCGTGTGCGTCGACTCGCCGACGTTTGCCGGCGCGGTGGGCCGCACCGACGCCGCCGCGGCGAGCGCAGCGACCGCGATCGCCAGGCACGCCACGGTGTACCAGAGGCTGCCGATCGGATCCCCGTCGGCCGTGACACCGTCGGCCGCACCGAACCAGGCGGGCAGCGCCGACAGCCACAGCAATGACATCACGCCCAGGTACACCGCGGCGTAGCCCAGGATCACCCCCGACGACCGCAGTGGCGCACGCGGTTGCGACCGCAGGCGGCGCCACTGCGCGACCATCACCACCACCGCGACAACGCTGAGCGCCAGCAGTTCCAG
This region of Mycolicibacterium goodii genomic DNA includes:
- a CDS encoding DUF2993 domain-containing protein yields the protein MTQMATPPQRPDQPGWRPGMPPGHQPGWRGRGNPPPDPATRRLPGPPGPPGPPRQEGPTEQIRAPRGEPPTEQIRARRQTPDAPATEKIARPRPPVTGTAPARPTPGPKRPWLRSWQAAVLIVVIAVALVIGGLAGGELYARHRAGTLLVAVAECVVDDDATVSFGVNPPFLWQHITGHYTNISVQTAGKRVQAAQGMTADVTLKDIRLQGTADSKGTIGSLTATLSWTSEGIRDTVAENLPGVGSLVTGVSTDAAAGTITLEAAADNRVTARPVVTDGDLTLEVLDVTGPFSKDTVQDALNGLTTKLNENYPLGIHADSVAVTDTGVVGRFSSQDASIPNDEADPCFARL